One Desulfomicrobium apsheronum genomic window carries:
- a CDS encoding HlyD family efflux transporter periplasmic adaptor subunit, protein MSVSLLSPSWYRVAPLKPRLRSHVRIERHDYRGQDWYVIQDGFTGRHHRFSSEAYQLVGMMDGRRTMDQIWQAVCARLGDHMPTQDEVIELLARLYRADLLQTSAILDFSDLHQRSVKGRRNRLFTQLASPLSLRFPLLDPDRFLTRTMPWVRPFLGWQALAVWIAVTLTSAVLAVLHWDSLQGDFSDALHGMENLLLISLLYPVLKVLHEFGHAYMVKKEGGEVHEMGVMLLVFMPLPYVDASSSTSFRDKRQRMLVGGAGIMVELFVAAVMLLIWLNVEPGIVSALAYKTLLVAGVSTVLFNGNPLLRFDAYYILSDWLEIPNLAQRGVGYLGYLFKRYLLGVESAESPARSPGEARWLFFYAVAAFCYRIFISVRIVLFVAGQFFFVGIVLAIWAVFMMLIMPTWRVAAFLVKDTHMQRKRLRIIMTVVLPLALLAVVLAVVPAPLYTNAEGVVWVSEESRVYAAAGGMVEAVVTPGGTAVKSGDPLIRCADPLLETQVRLLQARREEFQARRQLSMNRARAETAMLEEELRSIETEIDRAQERQAALITRSPASGIFVLQDEADLPGRFLRRGEPVGYILDPLRMQIRTVVPQADIERVRSDVRSVEVRLAENIGQVLPARVFREVPAASRVLPSLAFSLDGGGRFALDTREKDAPHVLERLFQFDLVLEGPVPGNVEERVYVRFEHSSEPLALRAYRALRRLLLTRFAL, encoded by the coding sequence CTGGTATGTGATTCAGGACGGCTTCACGGGGCGCCATCACCGTTTTTCCTCCGAGGCCTACCAACTGGTGGGCATGATGGACGGCCGCCGGACCATGGACCAGATTTGGCAGGCCGTTTGCGCCCGCCTGGGCGACCACATGCCCACCCAGGATGAGGTCATCGAACTCCTGGCCAGACTGTACCGGGCCGATCTCTTGCAGACCAGCGCCATCCTCGACTTTTCGGATCTGCACCAGCGCAGCGTGAAGGGCAGGCGCAACCGCCTGTTCACGCAGCTGGCCTCGCCGCTGTCCCTGCGCTTCCCGCTCCTGGACCCGGACCGCTTCCTGACCCGGACCATGCCCTGGGTCCGTCCGTTTCTCGGCTGGCAGGCCTTGGCGGTCTGGATAGCGGTAACGCTCACGTCCGCCGTCCTGGCCGTGCTGCACTGGGACTCCCTGCAAGGCGATTTTTCCGACGCGCTTCATGGTATGGAGAATCTGCTGCTGATCAGCCTGCTCTATCCCGTGCTGAAAGTCCTGCACGAGTTCGGCCATGCCTACATGGTCAAGAAGGAAGGCGGGGAGGTGCACGAGATGGGGGTCATGCTGCTGGTCTTCATGCCCCTGCCGTACGTGGACGCGTCCTCGTCGACGTCCTTCCGGGACAAGCGTCAGCGCATGCTTGTCGGGGGGGCGGGTATCATGGTGGAGCTTTTCGTGGCCGCCGTCATGCTGCTGATCTGGCTGAACGTGGAGCCGGGAATCGTGAGCGCCCTGGCCTACAAGACCCTGCTCGTGGCCGGGGTGTCGACGGTCCTCTTCAACGGCAATCCGCTGTTGCGTTTCGACGCCTATTACATTCTTTCGGACTGGCTGGAGATTCCCAACCTGGCGCAACGCGGCGTCGGCTATCTGGGATACCTTTTCAAGCGGTATCTGCTGGGAGTGGAAAGCGCCGAATCACCGGCCCGCAGTCCCGGGGAAGCCCGCTGGTTGTTCTTTTACGCCGTTGCCGCCTTTTGCTATCGGATTTTCATATCCGTGCGCATCGTGCTTTTCGTGGCCGGGCAGTTTTTTTTCGTGGGAATCGTGCTGGCCATCTGGGCGGTGTTCATGATGCTCATCATGCCTACGTGGCGCGTGGCCGCTTTTCTCGTCAAGGATACTCATATGCAACGTAAGCGCCTTCGCATCATCATGACGGTGGTTCTTCCCCTGGCTCTGCTGGCGGTGGTTCTGGCTGTGGTCCCGGCGCCGCTGTACACCAACGCCGAAGGCGTGGTCTGGGTTTCGGAGGAATCCCGGGTGTACGCCGCTGCCGGCGGGATGGTGGAGGCCGTGGTCACTCCCGGCGGGACCGCCGTAAAATCCGGCGATCCGCTGATCCGCTGCGCGGACCCGTTGCTGGAAACCCAGGTCCGGTTGCTGCAGGCCCGCAGGGAGGAATTTCAGGCCCGCCGACAGTTGAGCATGAACAGGGCCCGCGCCGAGACCGCCATGCTGGAAGAGGAACTCCGGAGCATCGAAACTGAGATCGATCGCGCCCAGGAACGTCAGGCGGCTCTGATCACGCGCAGCCCCGCGTCCGGGATTTTCGTGCTTCAGGACGAGGCTGATTTGCCGGGCCGATTTCTGCGGCGCGGCGAACCTGTGGGCTACATCCTCGACCCGTTGCGCATGCAAATCAGGACAGTGGTTCCCCAGGCCGACATCGAGCGCGTCCGCTCGGATGTCCGAAGCGTCGAGGTGCGGCTGGCCGAGAACATCGGGCAGGTGCTGCCGGCGCGGGTGTTCCGCGAGGTACCCGCCGCGAGCCGCGTGTTGCCTAGCCTGGCCTTCAGTCTCGACGGCGGTGGCCGGTTCGCCCTCGACACTCGGGAAAAAGACGCCCCACATGTGCTGGAGCGCCTCTTTCAGTTCGACCTAGTGCTTGAGGGACCCGTGCCAGGCAACGTGGAGGAGCGTGTCTACGTCCGCTTCGAGCACAGCTCCGAACCCTTGGCCTTGCGGGCCTACCGGGCGTTGCGGCGCCTCCTCCTCACCCGCTTCGCCTTATGA